In Acidaminococcus fermentans DSM 20731, one genomic interval encodes:
- a CDS encoding ESPR-type extended signal peptide-containing protein — translation MNKIYKVIWSRVRHCYVVVSELAKRAGKEKSSHPGLAAHLAAGALCVCLLTLGGHGTPAEAAGQPAVSAATQNQYVAFLVTVDSGSVKGNDNGQDTNTFNGATYHKVTLSDGRTKYWVREGYTLTEGTNGKYTTLSRSDKKFDVAFTGSGNQPADILSNTTSAVSSTGVSTNVGESLNKVSASAFEGLSQAGGTQVPGNWDYIIYEPSWEGHTQANTANRTYYKDGYADMYNPSAGTNGNPRGFVSVGNDLVWNGTLNQYTYKGKAVDTSHLYVIGGKIGVFTSYDGSKVYEGTVYGANNEILMTAIKDGKYYSYWAAPVTDPSATMGTYRVSDYNKDLDVLKSNDVALYHNDIKSVDMAKRGTNAAPAATITAMRNGNGTPEAVDGAITVTGGGGTNGQDTTVTLSNTTNGATVSQVFTTGSKVVVNTAATGSSELKSLTINGQEYATALKFGGDNHGTTTLTRNLSEELDILGGATGTLTDNNIGVNASDGTLKVQLAKDVDLTVAGSLTVGNTRVDTNGVTVAHTGSTLQMGYQSFTYDYMKPVTENGTLKLESARANAKGLFVTGLSNRTWTPGNYVTGRAATEDQLEQAGRHFLSIKTATTDEDGNPITPAEENTLANYYNDGATGSASMAFGVETKASGDQSLAMGAKSSASGMNSLAIGYGNEAAGTQSVAVGNSTNASGNFSVAMGLGAQAGTKNDDVESTDHGAAVAVGYGAEAAETGSAAYGYSAMAGGVESSAFGTSANAAAEGGVALGAHSIANRGSGEQGYLIPDEVKNILIKDDGDKGNTSADTDIDTTTWVATSGAVSVGGTDATGVKITRQITNVAAGSQNSDAVNVAQLKALASQGMNFQGNDTSTSVHLDQGGTLQIQGSGRKKDEEYSTQNVKVLTDTANKRLSIALDKNPTFDSVMAGTENGTSGGQAGSIKIVGADSSNANKATTITAGYAALPELAGTNGTGRISYTDGDGTAHTVATLGDGLKLAGDAGTGSVALDNTLTVSGGATNLAAGSNIGVTANGSTLSLKLAKDITGLDTVTAGGAKLGKQTDGNDTTRSGDYLTGLDNTTWTVGQTNYVSGRAATEDQLKSVSDVVNANKTNIANNTETIGRGLNFQANTKGTDDSYKTVNRALGSTVAVRAHDAQDGHTYKTDNLTTEIDDNGIITVKMDTQLTADKVTVGKDNNAITINGADGSLTTGSSTLSGTGLTINNGPSVTTSGISGGSKQITEVKSGASRYDDSNNPVYGTDTNAANIGDVKNIAAKIVTVSGDGTNTKVDKTTAADGTVDYKVSLNDSVTLGSDAAKKIALDGTAGTVMVGDKVTLNGNTGTAAIGGATLGKSGADTYLTGLTNKTWDGTAVSGRAATEDQLKSVSDTVNAGWNAKVGDQTLAVTPANNTFTFAAGDNIALTPTDSSKTITIATQPNVTFTTVRVGSTDGTDGIYIGSQPGGGANGSATSNITSITGLKNTAWVTDHFMSGRAATEDQLNEVAKTIKGEASASDIYVESGSVSYGNNGEGTGTLVRKNDKTTGQLTGLHDYYVTGGSVSTDGKTLNLTKNGGAAIPGIDLTNVLNQDSHLVTADSGEYTVGSDGKVTLKVKNNVAGSTPTDVVISGIASNAALRQGLNFKANAAEKTDGSDTYNAQLGGTVRVLGGAAKEKHTYNTDNITTTMDNGTITVKLDNDLTANSLTAGSSTVDGTVRVTGATGAYVEMDGSDGSIHLGNNGGRYSALYQNYGGKGFLTAETSPRLEYAVDNDLNTRHTIATLDDGMKFAGDDAKTDSTKVVSRTLNSTLNITGGAATGNLTDGNIGVVKNDAGDGLTIKLNKDLTNMGTISFAPTETGKQGIKIGSQNVGTSGKGTNAQTGDYITGLTNTKWNADDIVSGRAATEDQLQNVAKSIVNGSATGGGFGLSADNADSTNATEVKQDLGSSIKITTGGDINLSTQADSANKAIVVSLNKELNLTKTTLTDGITGATTVVDGNGVVITPKQGSDADKVKLTTDGLSNGGKQITNVQSGLDGTTFENAAGDVLNHAATIGDLKTVSNGVKTDLTATGLNFKGNNEDTTVHRNLGDTLIIQGTGANGRDYDGGANVQVLANKDTGTLTVQLDRDLNAHTMTLGKAGAPGVDGETGILKINGQNKDGSISPVSIKATYADTTQDNTTTLKTAMSRITYDGGNGHSHTVATLEDGLQLSGDNGETANTTLNKKVTIKGGVTKDNLVDNSTDPTKNNNIGVIASQDSGGNTTLSLQLAKDITGLHTVEAGTVVMGNQTVVNSNQTNETGNYVTGLSNKDWNGTYVSGRAATEDQLKKVNDSITRVLGSGTFAITAGGRGEAVDATIEQNLGSAIRIFGDAPVTNEQNDGSGDFWDRSKANILTKVKKDHNNEDYVSVELQDHLEVGVHGDGKTIEGTDGSMQFKGKSAKEVNITGDTGIALSDNGNQAAALRQADGAGYLDLTGTTAGTRAAVSVYTGAKNLAQQDQTRLTYTDQSNTPHDVATMDDGLIFAGDTEDNISRTLNGTLKIYGGVTDKDSLSTGSNIGVVASSDGLQLKLAKDLTGIDSLTGLTNTTLDVAGFGASHRAATEEQLVLMKGSIINSQQGGGFGLTADKANTSGKSDVKQNLGSTIGIHGDGNITTAVSEDGKSIDIKLNNQVDLGTEGSLKAGGVTINKDGIDVGGKNIIKVHSGIVKGDDSDNTNAANIGDVKKLAGDAAKRAVDSLGTRDFTGDDGEKISKKLGESMKLSGGADTTKLTDKNIGVVKNANGEGLDIRLSKELNGLTSVTTGSSTLNNEGLTVHSSTGSAGTTVTSSGIKIASDGEGTHAVEVSNGNVSMGGQQIHDVAPGTKPTDAVNVSQLGGVVSGVSNAITRLDSRVDRVGAGASALAALHPLEFDPEDKLNFAAGFGHYRSANAAAIGAFYQPTESVRFNVGGSFGGGENMVNAGVTFSLDPQRRDRFQSRIVLMRTVQQLRSDNDALRQDNQKVHAQLDAMNDRLNQLTALVEQLSARK, via the coding sequence ATGAACAAAATTTATAAAGTCATCTGGAGCCGGGTCCGGCACTGCTATGTGGTGGTGTCTGAGCTGGCCAAACGGGCTGGGAAGGAAAAGTCCAGTCATCCGGGGCTGGCGGCTCATCTGGCAGCAGGGGCTCTGTGTGTGTGCCTGCTGACCCTGGGCGGACACGGGACGCCGGCAGAAGCGGCAGGACAGCCTGCGGTATCGGCTGCTACCCAGAATCAGTATGTGGCGTTTCTGGTCACAGTGGATTCCGGCAGTGTAAAGGGCAACGACAACGGCCAGGACACCAATACCTTCAACGGAGCCACCTATCACAAAGTGACCCTTTCTGACGGCAGGACCAAATACTGGGTCCGGGAAGGCTATACCCTGACGGAGGGAACAAATGGCAAATACACTACCTTATCCCGGTCGGATAAAAAATTTGACGTGGCTTTTACCGGCAGTGGGAATCAGCCGGCTGATATCCTGTCCAATACCACTTCTGCCGTTTCTTCCACCGGTGTTTCCACCAATGTGGGGGAATCCCTGAACAAGGTTTCTGCCAGTGCCTTTGAAGGGCTGAGTCAGGCCGGTGGTACCCAGGTGCCCGGAAACTGGGATTACATCATCTACGAACCTTCCTGGGAAGGACACACCCAGGCCAATACTGCCAACCGCACCTATTACAAAGACGGCTATGCGGATATGTACAATCCCTCTGCAGGGACCAACGGCAATCCCCGGGGATTTGTGTCCGTGGGGAATGACCTGGTATGGAACGGGACCCTGAATCAGTATACCTACAAAGGGAAGGCGGTGGACACCTCCCACCTGTATGTCATAGGCGGCAAAATCGGTGTCTTTACCAGTTATGATGGATCCAAAGTCTATGAAGGCACCGTCTATGGGGCCAACAACGAAATCCTCATGACGGCTATAAAGGACGGAAAATATTACAGCTACTGGGCAGCCCCGGTGACGGACCCCAGTGCCACCATGGGCACGTACCGGGTATCGGATTACAACAAGGACCTGGATGTGCTGAAAAGCAACGATGTGGCCTTATATCACAACGATATCAAATCCGTGGATATGGCAAAAAGGGGCACGAACGCAGCGCCTGCAGCCACCATCACCGCCATGCGGAACGGGAACGGCACCCCTGAGGCCGTGGACGGAGCCATTACCGTCACCGGAGGGGGCGGCACCAACGGTCAGGATACCACAGTGACCCTGTCCAACACCACCAATGGAGCTACAGTATCCCAGGTGTTTACCACCGGTTCCAAAGTGGTGGTCAATACGGCTGCCACCGGGTCCAGTGAACTGAAAAGCCTCACCATCAACGGTCAGGAGTATGCAACGGCCCTGAAATTCGGCGGGGACAACCATGGTACCACCACCCTCACCAGAAATCTCAGCGAGGAACTGGATATCCTGGGGGGAGCCACAGGCACCCTGACGGACAATAACATCGGAGTCAATGCTTCTGACGGCACCCTGAAGGTCCAGCTGGCCAAAGATGTAGATCTTACCGTAGCAGGGTCCCTGACGGTGGGGAATACCCGGGTGGACACCAATGGGGTCACGGTTGCTCACACGGGGAGTACTCTCCAAATGGGCTATCAGAGCTTTACCTATGACTATATGAAGCCCGTTACTGAAAATGGCACGCTGAAGCTGGAATCTGCCAGAGCCAATGCAAAAGGGCTGTTTGTGACGGGCCTTTCCAACCGCACCTGGACCCCTGGAAACTATGTGACCGGCCGGGCAGCTACGGAAGACCAGCTGGAGCAGGCAGGCCGCCACTTCCTGAGCATCAAGACGGCTACTACGGATGAAGATGGCAATCCAATTACGCCAGCAGAGGAAAATACCCTGGCCAATTATTACAATGATGGCGCCACGGGCTCGGCTTCCATGGCCTTTGGCGTAGAAACTAAGGCATCTGGCGATCAATCCTTGGCCATGGGTGCCAAGAGCTCTGCTTCGGGCATGAATTCCCTGGCCATCGGCTATGGCAATGAAGCAGCCGGTACGCAATCTGTGGCCGTGGGCAATAGCACCAATGCCAGCGGCAATTTCTCCGTTGCCATGGGCCTTGGCGCGCAGGCTGGTACGAAGAATGATGATGTAGAGTCTACCGACCATGGTGCGGCTGTGGCCGTTGGTTATGGTGCAGAAGCTGCGGAAACTGGTTCAGCCGCTTATGGCTACTCGGCTATGGCAGGTGGAGTGGAATCTTCCGCCTTTGGTACCAGCGCCAATGCCGCAGCGGAAGGTGGTGTAGCCTTAGGTGCTCATTCTATTGCCAATAGAGGAAGTGGAGAACAGGGATATTTGATTCCTGATGAAGTCAAGAATATCTTGATTAAAGATGATGGCGATAAAGGCAACACGTCGGCAGATACGGATATTGATACTACCACTTGGGTAGCTACCTCTGGTGCTGTTTCTGTAGGCGGTACTGATGCGACGGGAGTCAAGATTACCCGCCAGATTACCAATGTAGCAGCAGGTTCTCAGAATTCGGATGCGGTCAACGTGGCCCAGCTCAAAGCCTTGGCAAGCCAGGGCATGAACTTCCAGGGTAATGACACGAGTACTTCTGTCCACCTCGACCAGGGCGGCACCCTCCAGATCCAGGGCAGCGGCCGCAAGAAAGACGAGGAATATTCCACCCAAAATGTGAAAGTCCTGACGGATACGGCCAATAAGCGCCTTTCCATCGCTCTGGACAAGAATCCGACGTTTGACTCTGTCATGGCCGGTACGGAAAACGGCACTTCCGGCGGACAGGCCGGCTCCATCAAGATTGTGGGAGCAGACAGCAGCAATGCAAACAAGGCCACGACCATCACGGCGGGCTATGCCGCTTTGCCGGAACTCGCCGGCACCAATGGCACGGGCCGCATCAGCTATACCGACGGGGACGGCACGGCTCATACCGTGGCTACCCTCGGCGATGGCCTCAAGCTGGCCGGAGATGCGGGAACGGGCAGCGTGGCTCTGGACAACACCCTGACGGTTTCCGGCGGCGCCACAAACCTGGCAGCGGGCAGCAATATCGGCGTTACTGCCAATGGCTCCACCTTGTCCCTGAAACTGGCCAAGGACATCACCGGCCTCGATACGGTGACGGCCGGCGGCGCCAAGCTGGGCAAGCAGACCGATGGCAATGATACCACTCGGAGCGGTGATTATCTCACCGGATTGGACAATACCACCTGGACCGTAGGGCAGACCAATTATGTATCCGGCCGGGCTGCTACGGAGGACCAGCTGAAGAGCGTGTCCGATGTGGTGAATGCCAACAAGACAAATATTGCCAATAATACCGAAACCATTGGCAGAGGTCTCAACTTCCAGGCCAATACCAAGGGAACTGATGACTCTTATAAAACGGTCAACCGGGCTTTGGGCAGCACCGTGGCCGTCCGTGCCCACGATGCTCAGGATGGGCACACCTACAAGACGGACAACCTGACCACGGAAATCGATGACAACGGCATCATCACCGTGAAGATGGACACCCAGCTTACGGCGGACAAGGTGACTGTGGGGAAGGACAATAATGCCATCACCATCAATGGGGCCGACGGCAGTCTGACTACCGGTTCTTCCACCCTGAGCGGCACAGGCCTGACCATTAATAATGGTCCCAGTGTCACCACCAGCGGCATCAGCGGCGGCAGCAAGCAGATCACTGAGGTCAAGAGCGGTGCATCCAGATATGATGATTCCAATAATCCGGTATATGGAACAGACACCAATGCCGCCAATATCGGCGATGTCAAGAATATTGCCGCAAAGATCGTAACCGTCAGCGGCGATGGGACGAATACGAAAGTCGATAAGACCACCGCTGCTGATGGAACGGTAGACTATAAGGTTTCCCTGAATGACAGCGTGACACTGGGCAGTGATGCTGCCAAGAAAATTGCCCTGGATGGCACGGCCGGAACTGTAATGGTGGGAGATAAAGTCACCCTGAATGGGAATACGGGAACGGCCGCCATCGGCGGGGCCACCCTTGGCAAGTCTGGTGCAGACACCTATCTGACCGGCCTGACCAACAAAACCTGGGACGGTACAGCTGTGAGTGGCCGTGCGGCTACGGAAGATCAGCTGAAGAGTGTGTCTGATACAGTGAATGCCGGCTGGAATGCCAAAGTGGGAGACCAGACCCTGGCGGTTACTCCTGCCAACAATACCTTCACTTTTGCAGCGGGGGATAATATCGCTCTTACACCGACTGACAGCAGCAAAACCATTACCATTGCAACCCAACCCAATGTAACCTTTACCACGGTCCGTGTGGGAAGTACGGATGGAACCGATGGTATTTACATCGGCAGCCAGCCCGGCGGCGGTGCCAACGGCAGTGCCACTTCAAACATTACCAGTATTACAGGACTCAAAAATACAGCATGGGTGACGGATCATTTTATGTCCGGCCGGGCAGCTACGGAAGATCAGCTGAATGAAGTAGCGAAAACCATCAAAGGGGAAGCCAGTGCTTCGGATATTTATGTAGAAAGTGGATCCGTTTCTTATGGCAATAATGGGGAAGGCACAGGGACTTTAGTCAGAAAAAATGACAAGACTACTGGGCAACTTACCGGGCTCCACGATTACTATGTAACCGGCGGCAGTGTCAGCACGGATGGTAAGACCCTGAATCTGACGAAAAATGGCGGTGCTGCCATTCCGGGTATTGACCTGACCAATGTGCTGAATCAGGACAGCCATCTGGTGACCGCCGACAGTGGTGAATACACGGTAGGCAGCGATGGCAAGGTAACGCTGAAGGTGAAAAATAACGTAGCGGGAAGTACTCCTACGGATGTGGTGATTTCTGGTATTGCCAGCAATGCGGCTCTGCGGCAGGGCCTGAATTTCAAGGCCAATGCTGCTGAAAAAACGGATGGCAGTGATACCTACAATGCCCAGCTGGGAGGAACTGTCAGGGTGTTGGGCGGTGCAGCAAAAGAGAAGCACACCTATAACACGGATAACATCACCACTACCATGGACAATGGCACCATCACGGTGAAGTTGGACAATGACCTGACGGCTAACAGCCTGACGGCAGGGTCCAGTACTGTTGATGGTACAGTGAGAGTAACTGGCGCTACAGGTGCCTATGTTGAGATGGACGGCAGTGACGGTTCCATTCATTTGGGCAACAACGGTGGCCGTTATTCCGCACTGTATCAGAATTATGGTGGCAAGGGCTTCTTGACGGCTGAAACATCTCCGCGTTTGGAATATGCGGTAGACAATGACCTGAACACGCGTCACACCATTGCCACCCTGGACGATGGCATGAAGTTTGCCGGTGATGATGCCAAGACCGATTCAACAAAGGTGGTCAGCAGGACACTCAACAGTACCTTGAATATCACGGGCGGGGCTGCTACTGGAAACTTGACGGACGGCAATATCGGTGTGGTGAAGAACGATGCCGGTGACGGCCTGACCATCAAGCTGAACAAAGACCTGACGAATATGGGCACCATCAGCTTTGCGCCGACTGAAACAGGTAAGCAGGGAATCAAGATTGGCTCTCAGAATGTCGGTACTTCTGGCAAAGGGACTAATGCCCAGACTGGGGATTATATCACTGGCCTGACCAATACCAAATGGAATGCCGATGATATCGTCAGCGGCCGGGCGGCTACGGAAGATCAGCTCCAGAACGTGGCCAAGTCCATTGTCAATGGCTCGGCTACGGGCGGCGGCTTTGGCCTCAGCGCCGATAATGCTGACAGCACGAATGCGACGGAGGTCAAGCAGGATCTCGGCAGTTCCATCAAGATTACTACTGGCGGTGACATCAACCTGTCCACGCAAGCAGATTCTGCCAACAAGGCCATCGTCGTTTCTCTGAATAAAGAATTGAACCTGACGAAGACGACCCTTACGGATGGGATAACTGGAGCCACTACGGTGGTAGATGGCAATGGTGTTGTCATTACGCCGAAGCAGGGGTCTGATGCGGACAAGGTAAAACTGACCACCGATGGTCTGTCCAACGGCGGCAAGCAGATTACCAATGTACAGAGCGGCCTGGATGGTACGACCTTTGAAAATGCTGCTGGGGATGTGTTGAACCATGCAGCAACCATTGGCGACCTGAAGACTGTCAGCAATGGTGTGAAGACAGACCTGACAGCTACGGGTTTGAACTTTAAAGGCAATAATGAGGATACTACGGTTCATCGGAATCTGGGCGATACCTTGATCATTCAGGGAACCGGTGCAAATGGCCGCGACTATGATGGCGGCGCCAATGTGCAGGTCCTGGCTAATAAAGATACGGGTACCCTGACCGTTCAGCTGGACCGTGACCTCAATGCGCATACCATGACGTTGGGGAAAGCAGGTGCACCAGGTGTTGATGGTGAAACCGGTATCCTCAAGATTAACGGCCAGAATAAGGACGGTAGCATCAGTCCTGTTTCCATCAAGGCGACTTATGCCGATACGACGCAGGATAACACGACGACTTTAAAGACGGCCATGTCCCGTATTACCTATGATGGCGGTAATGGTCATTCTCATACGGTGGCCACCCTGGAAGATGGTTTACAGCTCTCTGGTGATAATGGTGAAACAGCCAACACCACGCTCAATAAGAAAGTGACCATCAAAGGCGGTGTCACGAAGGATAACCTGGTGGATAACTCCACAGATCCCACGAAGAACAACAACATCGGCGTCATTGCCAGCCAGGATTCTGGCGGCAATACCACCCTTTCCCTGCAGCTGGCCAAGGATATCACCGGTCTCCATACGGTGGAAGCCGGCACGGTGGTTATGGGGAATCAGACAGTTGTGAATTCGAACCAGACGAATGAAACGGGGAACTATGTAACGGGCCTCTCCAACAAGGATTGGAATGGTACTTATGTCTCCGGCCGGGCGGCTACGGAAGACCAGCTGAAGAAGGTCAATGATTCCATTACCCGGGTCCTGGGAAGCGGGACATTTGCCATTACGGCCGGTGGCAGAGGCGAAGCCGTGGATGCCACCATCGAACAGAATCTGGGCAGTGCCATCCGGATTTTCGGGGATGCCCCTGTGACCAATGAACAGAATGACGGCTCCGGGGATTTCTGGGATCGCAGCAAGGCTAATATCCTGACCAAGGTGAAGAAAGACCATAACAACGAGGATTACGTTTCCGTAGAACTCCAGGATCATCTGGAAGTCGGTGTCCATGGGGATGGTAAAACCATCGAAGGCACAGACGGCAGCATGCAGTTCAAGGGCAAGTCTGCCAAAGAGGTGAACATCACTGGCGATACCGGGATTGCCCTGAGCGATAATGGCAATCAGGCCGCTGCCCTCCGCCAGGCTGATGGCGCAGGCTATCTGGACCTGACGGGAACCACGGCTGGAACCAGGGCTGCGGTATCCGTCTATACCGGTGCCAAGAACCTGGCCCAGCAGGACCAGACCCGTCTCACCTATACGGATCAGAGCAACACTCCCCATGATGTGGCTACCATGGATGATGGTCTGATCTTTGCCGGAGATACTGAGGACAATATAAGCCGGACTTTGAACGGCACTTTGAAGATTTACGGGGGCGTGACGGATAAAGATAGTCTGTCCACTGGTTCCAATATCGGCGTGGTGGCTTCTTCCGATGGTTTGCAGCTGAAGCTGGCCAAAGATCTCACCGGCATCGACAGCCTCACCGGGCTGACCAACACAACCCTGGATGTGGCCGGGTTTGGTGCCAGCCATCGGGCAGCCACGGAAGAACAGCTGGTCCTGATGAAAGGGAGCATCATTAATTCCCAGCAGGGCGGCGGCTTCGGGCTGACGGCGGATAAGGCCAATACCAGTGGTAAGTCGGACGTTAAACAGAATCTGGGCAGTACCATTGGCATCCATGGGGATGGCAATATCACCACTGCTGTTTCGGAAGATGGCAAGTCCATCGACATCAAGCTGAACAACCAGGTGGATCTTGGCACTGAGGGTTCTCTCAAAGCCGGCGGAGTGACCATCAACAAAGATGGTATCGACGTTGGCGGCAAGAACATCATCAAAGTGCACAGTGGTATCGTCAAGGGGGACGACAGCGACAACACCAACGCCGCCAACATCGGCGATGTGAAGAAACTGGCTGGCGATGCCGCCAAAAGGGCCGTGGACAGCCTGGGCACCCGGGACTTTACCGGGGACGACGGAGAAAAAATCTCCAAAAAACTGGGCGAATCCATGAAGCTGTCCGGCGGGGCAGATACCACGAAACTCACTGACAAGAACATCGGCGTGGTGAAAAACGCCAACGGGGAGGGCCTGGACATCAGGCTGTCTAAGGAATTGAACGGCCTCACCAGCGTTACCACCGGCAGCAGCACCCTGAACAACGAGGGTCTGACCGTCCATAGCAGTACCGGATCCGCCGGGACCACCGTAACCAGCAGCGGCATCAAAATCGCATCCGATGGGGAAGGCACGCACGCTGTGGAAGTCAGCAATGGCAATGTCTCCATGGGCGGCCAGCAAATCCATGACGTGGCTCCCGGGACCAAACCTACCGATGCGGTGAACGTGAGCCAGCTGGGCGGGGTGGTCAGCGGCGTGAGCAACGCCATCACCCGTCTGGACAGCCGGGTGGACCGGGTGGGGGCCGGTGCCTCTGCCCTGGCGGCCCTCCATCCCCTGGAATTCGATCCTGAGGACAAACTGAACTTTGCCGCGGGCTTCGGCCATTACCGGAGCGCCAATGCGGCGGCCATCGGGGCCTTCTACCAGCCGACGGAAAGCGTCCGCTTCAATGTGGGCGGCAGCTTCGGCGGCGGGGAGAACATGGTGAATGCCGGGGTGACCTTCTCCCTGGATCCCCAGCGGAGAGACCGGTTCCAGAGCCGGATTGTCCTTATGCGGACGGTCCAGCAGCTGCGCAGCGACAACGATGCCCTGCGCCAGGACAACCAGAAAGTCCACGCCCAGCTGGACGCCATGAACGACCGGCTGAACCAGCTGACGGCATTGGTGGAACAGTTGAGTGCAAGAAAATAA
- a CDS encoding type II toxin-antitoxin system RelB/DinJ family antitoxin, which produces MASVNVNIRMDAELKKEFEEFCSNVGMNMTTAFTIFARRTVRENRIPFEVSADCRRAAVHQVPVDPAAVQDAAAKKPEDMFEEIKRDFNI; this is translated from the coding sequence ATGGCATCCGTTAATGTTAACATCCGCATGGACGCGGAGCTGAAAAAAGAGTTTGAAGAATTCTGCAGCAACGTGGGCATGAACATGACCACCGCTTTCACCATCTTTGCCAGAAGGACCGTCCGGGAAAACCGGATTCCCTTTGAGGTTTCCGCTGACTGCCGCCGGGCAGCCGTCCACCAGGTGCCGGTGGACCCGGCTGCTGTCCAGGATGCGGCGGCGAAGAAACCGGAAGACATGTTTGAGGAAATCAAACGGGATTTCAATATTTGA
- a CDS encoding gamma-glutamyltransferase family protein produces the protein MEFDASVYPYPSRRRTIFARNGMVCTGQPLAAQAGLRMLLQGGNAIDAALATAICLTVVEPNCNGLGSDAFALVWVKDHLYGLNGSGPAPGLLTRDKVLAAGHKEMPQRGWIPVTVPGAVSAWAELHRRFGRLPFAKLFEPALEYARNGYPVSPTVRMLWKAAEDIFAPYRDDPAFAGFFATFLPKGAAPEVGETVTLPDHAKTLELLARTEGEAFYRGALAEQMDQFSRATGGFLRKEDLAGYRAQWVEPIRTDYRGYDVWEIPPNGHGITALMALNIMKGFHLEQRETLDSYHKQIEAMKLAFSDARHYVADPRFMHTRVEDMLSQAYADQRRTLIGEQALEPRWGKPFSGGTVYLCTADGEGNMVSFIQSNFRGFGSGIVIPGTGIALNDRGNNFSLDPAMDNCLAPGKKPYHTIIPGFLTKDGKAVGPFGVMGGFMQPQGHLQVILNTLDFHMNPQAALDAPRWQWIEGKKVEVEAQVDPAIVEGLRARGHEITVKKDRSTFGRGQIIWRREDGTLVGATEGRTDGTVAAF, from the coding sequence ATGGAATTTGATGCATCGGTTTATCCTTATCCTTCCCGGCGGCGGACCATTTTCGCCCGGAACGGCATGGTCTGCACCGGGCAGCCTCTGGCGGCCCAGGCCGGGCTGCGGATGCTGCTCCAGGGAGGCAACGCCATCGACGCGGCCCTGGCCACGGCCATCTGCCTGACGGTGGTGGAACCCAACTGCAACGGGCTGGGCAGCGATGCCTTTGCCCTGGTGTGGGTCAAAGACCATCTCTACGGTCTCAACGGCAGCGGTCCGGCTCCCGGTCTCCTGACCCGGGACAAGGTCCTGGCCGCCGGTCATAAAGAAATGCCCCAGCGGGGCTGGATCCCGGTGACCGTACCCGGAGCCGTTTCCGCCTGGGCGGAACTCCACCGGCGGTTCGGCCGTCTGCCCTTTGCCAAACTCTTTGAGCCGGCTCTGGAATACGCCCGGAACGGCTATCCGGTTTCTCCCACGGTACGGATGCTGTGGAAAGCGGCGGAAGACATTTTCGCGCCGTACCGGGACGATCCGGCCTTTGCCGGATTCTTCGCCACCTTCCTGCCCAAAGGTGCGGCGCCAGAAGTGGGCGAGACCGTCACCCTGCCGGATCATGCCAAAACCCTGGAACTGCTGGCCCGGACTGAAGGGGAAGCCTTCTACCGGGGCGCCCTGGCGGAGCAGATGGACCAGTTCAGCCGGGCCACCGGCGGCTTCCTCCGGAAAGAAGACCTGGCCGGCTACCGGGCCCAGTGGGTGGAACCCATCCGCACGGACTACCGGGGCTATGATGTATGGGAGATCCCGCCCAACGGCCACGGGATCACCGCCCTGATGGCCCTGAACATCATGAAGGGTTTCCACCTGGAACAGCGGGAAACCCTGGACAGCTATCACAAACAGATCGAAGCCATGAAACTGGCCTTTTCCGATGCCCGGCACTATGTGGCGGATCCCCGGTTCATGCACACCCGGGTGGAAGACATGCTGAGCCAGGCCTATGCGGACCAGCGCCGGACCCTGATCGGGGAACAGGCCCTGGAACCCCGGTGGGGCAAACCCTTCAGCGGGGGCACCGTGTACCTGTGCACCGCCGATGGAGAAGGGAACATGGTCTCCTTCATCCAGAGCAATTTCCGGGGCTTTGGCTCCGGCATCGTGATCCCCGGCACCGGCATCGCCCTCAACGACCGGGGGAACAACTTCAGCCTGGATCCGGCTATGGACAACTGCCTGGCCCCCGGGAAGAAACCCTACCACACCATCATCCCCGGGTTTCTGACCAAAGACGGGAAAGCCGTAGGGCCCTTCGGGGTCATGGGCGGCTTCATGCAGCCCCAGGGCCATCTCCAGGTGATCCTGAACACTCTGGATTTCCACATGAATCCCCAGGCGGCCCTGGATGCCCCCCGGTGGCAGTGGATCGAAGGAAAGAAAGTGGAAGTGGAAGCCCAGGTGGATCCGGCCATTGTGGAAGGACTCCGGGCCCGGGGCCACGAAATCACCGTCAAAAAAGACCGGTCCACCTTCGGCCGGGGTCAGATCATCTGGCGCCGGGAAGACGGCACCCTGGTGGGAGCCACGGAGGGGAGGACGGATGGGACGGTGGCGGCGTTTTAG